GTTGGTTGTGATGTTATTGGCCGGGTCGTGCGCGCTAGGCCTCGTGGCTGCAGCCCGCGCGGAGGAACCGCTGCACGAGCGGATCGATCGGCTGATCGAAGCCGATGCGTTGATTCCGCTGGCCCCCGCGGCCAGTGACGCCGAATTCCTGCGACGGGCCACGCTCGATCTCATTGGCCGCATTCCCTCGGCCGCCGAAGCCCGGGCTTTTGTTGCCGATGCCTC
This genomic stretch from Pirellulales bacterium harbors:
- a CDS encoding DUF1549 domain-containing protein — its product is MPHSPDRVAILFSRPARRLVVMLLAGSCALGLVAAARAEEPLHERIDRLIEADALIPLAPAASDAEFLRRATLDLIGRIPSAAEARAFVADASADKRPALYAVNRFLREIKNGLDALATFGDLRVTTLATERSRP